One genomic window of Glycine max cultivar Williams 82 chromosome 16, Glycine_max_v4.0, whole genome shotgun sequence includes the following:
- the LOC102659441 gene encoding uncharacterized protein, which produces MVRTRGLGHVLSRVIGRGLVREDEHHADDVPRRRRPTASARRRRVDVAIAEDVPQVTEDVPRVIEDVPHMDKDIPERTAEVDDADIESITIDGAEGSPGDHAEGFPGRPRDPSILTSFAYHVAHSIWSGQERPELKLISHVTGDPGLISAFVERWHRETSTFHFPVGELTITLDNLMALLHLPITGVLHSFEPLLVDEAVFLLMELLQVSGEEARAETI; this is translated from the exons atggttagaaccAGAGGTTTAGGGCATGTATTATCTAGGGTTATAGGCAGAGGCTTGGTTAGAGAGGATGAGCATCATGCAGATGATGTTCCCCGGCGGCGTAGGCCTACCGCATCCGCCCGTAGGCGAAGGGTAGATGTTGCAATTGCTGAGGATGTTCCTCAGGTGACTGAAGATGTTCCTCGGGTGATTGAGGATGTTCCTCATATGGACAAGGATATTCCTGAGAGGACTGCGGAGGTAGATGATGCGGACATAGAAAGCATAACTATTGATGGTGCTGAAGGGTCACCTGGTGATCATGCTGAGGGATTCCCTGGTAGGCCACGTGACCCATCGATCCTTACTTCGTTTGCCTACCACGTGGCACATAGCATCtggagtggacag GAACGACCTGAGTTGAAGTTGATCTCCCATG TCACCggcgatcctggacttatatcTGCATTTGTTGAGAGGTGGCATAGGGAGACCAGCACCTTCCACTTTCCCGTAGGAGAGCTGACGATCACCCTGGACAATTTGATGGCACTCCTCCATCTTCCAATCACAGGTGTGTTACACAGCTTTGAGCCTCTGCTTGTGGATGAGGCAGTCTTCTTGTTGATGGAGCTGCTTCAGGTCTCCGGTGAGGAGGCTAGAGCTGAGACCATATAG
- the LOC100796463 gene encoding probable calcium-binding protein CML31 — protein sequence MMGGELPMKEAKMAIAALDSDGDGLLSLEDFIALMEARGEEQKLNDLKVAFDMYDTESCGFITPKSLKRMLKKMGGSKSIDECKSMIKQFDLNGDGVLSFEELRIMM from the coding sequence ATGATGGGTGGTGagcttccaatgaaggaagccAAGATGGCAATTGCGGCATTGGATTCTGATGGAGATGGGTTGCTAAGTTTGGAGGATTTCATTGCTCTCATGGAAGCTAGGGGAGAGGAGCAGAAGTTGAATGACTTGAAGGTAGCTTTTGACATGTATGACACTGAAAGCTGTGGGTTTATAACCCCTAAGAGCTTGAAAAGGATGCTTAAGAAGATGGGTGGGTCCAAATCCATTGATGAGTGCAAATCTATGATCAAACAGTTTGATTTGAATGGGGATGGTGTCCTAAGCTTTGAAGAACTCAGAATTATGATGTAG